One region of Streptomyces davaonensis JCM 4913 genomic DNA includes:
- a CDS encoding dihydrofolate reductase family protein — protein MTATYTFDVFSSLDGYGAAGGDWTGYWGKQGPELLDHRLALYDAEQRMVFGANTYRAFARMVAESTEDSDVRDPWVTRMRNLPTTVVSTTLEGPLDWPNATIASGDAVDVVARLKEESDVPLRSHGSLSMNRALMAAGLVDRLQVTLFPVITGQTGLDAIFQGAADFDLDLIEHRTLDGRTLELIYRPTRHGGEG, from the coding sequence ATGACCGCGACCTACACCTTCGACGTCTTTTCCAGCCTCGACGGGTACGGCGCCGCCGGCGGCGACTGGACGGGCTACTGGGGCAAGCAGGGCCCCGAACTGCTCGACCACCGCCTCGCCTTGTACGACGCTGAGCAGCGGATGGTGTTCGGGGCCAACACGTACCGCGCGTTCGCGCGGATGGTGGCGGAGAGCACCGAGGACTCCGACGTACGTGACCCCTGGGTCACCCGGATGAGGAATCTGCCCACAACGGTGGTGTCGACGACACTGGAAGGCCCCCTCGACTGGCCGAACGCGACGATCGCGAGCGGTGACGCCGTCGATGTCGTCGCCCGGCTCAAGGAGGAGTCGGACGTGCCGCTGCGCTCACACGGCAGCCTGTCGATGAACCGGGCACTGATGGCCGCCGGCCTGGTGGATCGCCTTCAGGTGACCCTCTTCCCCGTCATCACCGGCCAGACCGGCCTGGACGCGATCTTCCAGGGTGCCGCCGACTTCGACCTGGACCTCATCGAGCACCGCACACTGGACGGCCGTACCCTGGAACTCATCTACCGTCCCACCCGCCACGGAGGCGAAGGGTAG
- a CDS encoding amidohydrolase family protein, with product MSFPHGDFGDLGDFGEEAEEVRRFWTGLDLPGLIDVHTHFMPESVLHKVWNYFDTAGPLVGGLEWPIAYRRQEAERTELLRAFGVRAFTSMLYPHKPGMARWLNEWAADFARRTPDCLHTATLYPEPDVETYVREAVEAGARVFKAHVQVGAYDPADERLQQAWGLLADAGIPVVVHCGSGPAPGKHTGSEPIARVLARHPELRLIVAHMGMPEYAESLDLAERYDEVHLDTTMAFTDFTEGFMPFPRQDRPRLAELGDRILLGSDFPNIPYPYLHQLHALERLDLGRDWLRAVCHDNAARLFGL from the coding sequence GTGAGTTTCCCCCACGGGGACTTCGGCGACTTGGGCGACTTCGGCGAGGAGGCCGAGGAAGTACGCCGCTTCTGGACTGGACTCGACCTTCCCGGACTGATCGACGTCCACACCCACTTCATGCCCGAGAGCGTCCTGCACAAGGTCTGGAACTACTTCGATACCGCCGGGCCCCTGGTCGGCGGGCTGGAGTGGCCGATCGCCTACCGCAGGCAGGAGGCGGAACGGACGGAACTGCTGCGGGCGTTCGGGGTACGGGCCTTCACCTCGATGCTCTACCCCCACAAGCCCGGCATGGCCAGGTGGCTGAACGAATGGGCGGCCGACTTCGCCCGTCGCACGCCCGACTGCCTGCACACCGCCACGCTCTACCCCGAGCCGGACGTCGAGACGTACGTCCGCGAGGCCGTCGAAGCAGGGGCGCGCGTGTTCAAGGCGCACGTACAGGTCGGAGCGTACGACCCGGCCGATGAACGTCTCCAGCAGGCATGGGGGTTGCTCGCCGACGCCGGTATCCCCGTGGTGGTGCACTGCGGCTCCGGGCCCGCGCCCGGCAAGCACACCGGCTCCGAGCCCATCGCCAGGGTGCTGGCTCGCCACCCGGAACTGCGGCTGATCGTCGCGCACATGGGCATGCCCGAGTACGCGGAATCCCTCGACCTGGCCGAGCGGTACGACGAGGTGCACCTCGACACGACGATGGCGTTCACGGACTTCACGGAAGGCTTCATGCCGTTCCCGCGCCAGGACCGGCCGCGCCTCGCCGAACTGGGCGACCGCATCCTGCTCGGCTCCGACTTCCCCAACATCCCCTACCCCTACCTGCACCAACTCCACGCCCTGGAGCGCCTGGACCTGGGCCGCGACTGGCTGCGCGCGGTGTGCCACGACAACGCGGCGCGACTGTTCGGGCTGTGA
- a CDS encoding alpha/beta fold hydrolase yields the protein MTFLDQRNQQVRDETSHDKLTARAGVPLMGLLAKTPAVSLKYPMSLASKMSALANDPAAMKVLMKDRTSAANWVSVRFLDSYANYTPAVGPQDACPVLLTQPAEDRWTPHHLSEPVLSRVTKVPVDTVMLDNAGHYPLEDPGLQQMENAIADFVTRTTV from the coding sequence ATGACCTTCCTGGACCAGCGCAACCAGCAGGTCCGCGACGAGACCTCCCACGACAAGCTCACCGCCCGAGCCGGCGTCCCCCTCATGGGCCTGCTCGCCAAGACACCGGCCGTCTCGCTGAAGTACCCCATGAGCCTGGCGTCCAAGATGTCCGCGCTCGCCAACGACCCGGCCGCGATGAAGGTCCTGATGAAGGACCGCACCTCGGCCGCGAACTGGGTGAGTGTCCGCTTCTTGGACAGCTACGCCAACTACACGCCCGCCGTGGGGCCGCAGGACGCCTGCCCCGTCCTGCTGACCCAGCCCGCCGAAGACCGCTGGACCCCGCACCACCTCAGCGAGCCCGTCCTCTCCCGCGTCACCAAGGTCCCCGTCGACACGGTCATGCTCGACAACGCCGGCCACTACCCGCTCGAAGACCCCGGGCTACAGCAGATGGAGAACGCCATCGCGGACTTCGTCACCAGAACCACCGTATGA
- a CDS encoding SsgA family sporulation/cell division regulator: MYVTLEVSTGAQLLTPGGSRPIPVTLRYTSSDPLAVHLGFPSHVTLDGKAATWAFARELLTEGLVRATGAGSVCVRPEGSFHTVVELSAPQGMARLRFATEVLRRFLTRAHSVVAPGEEAVDVELDHDLMALFGDRT, translated from the coding sequence ATGTACGTCACCCTGGAAGTTTCGACCGGCGCCCAACTGCTCACCCCGGGCGGTTCACGCCCCATCCCCGTGACCCTTCGCTACACGTCCTCCGATCCGCTGGCCGTCCATCTCGGCTTCCCGTCCCACGTCACCCTCGACGGCAAGGCAGCGACCTGGGCGTTCGCCCGCGAGCTGCTGACCGAGGGGCTGGTCAGGGCGACCGGGGCCGGGAGTGTGTGCGTCAGGCCGGAGGGTTCGTTCCACACCGTCGTGGAACTCTCCGCGCCGCAGGGGATGGCCAGATTGCGCTTCGCGACCGAGGTCCTGCGCCGCTTCCTGACCCGCGCGCACTCGGTCGTCGCACCGGGCGAGGAGGCCGTGGACGTCGAGTTGGATCACGACCTGATGGCGCTGTTCGGGGACCGCACCTGA
- a CDS encoding alpha/beta hydrolase gives MSVILGAPLAARGFETVALDNLGYGLTQVKPGTTPSYDDWVDLVVDFLVHEQCRDDRPIVLYGLSAGGMLTYHVAAKAPAALCAASSG, from the coding sequence ATGTCCGTCATCCTCGGCGCCCCGCTCGCAGCCCGCGGCTTCGAGACCGTCGCCCTGGACAACCTCGGCTACGGCCTCACCCAGGTGAAGCCCGGGACGACCCCCTCATACGACGACTGGGTCGACCTCGTCGTCGACTTCCTCGTTCACGAGCAGTGCCGTGACGACCGCCCCATCGTCCTCTACGGGTTGAGCGCGGGCGGCATGCTCACCTACCACGTGGCCGCCAAGGCCCCCGCGGCACTTTGTGCGGCATCGTCGGGATGA
- a CDS encoding saccharopine dehydrogenase family protein: MTDIWRPLVTERLRADLDVIEADVTSTAALTRIFDRTDVVVSTVGPFAQLGLPTVTAAAQAGAHYLDSTGEPPFIRQAFTLDAVAATRGASIVPAFGYDYVPGNLAGALALTEAGERARRVEIGYFLTRSGHGDERRYRSTLRDAYTLTTGGTRASLVGAAVEDAFAYRRPRTGGPAHLADEHTGARLLSFRYAGITRRALTVGGSEHLGLPEVLPHLDSVGVGLGWFGRATGLVQTTTHLAAPLLHTSAVRSSVTKLSHRLPGSTREPDANGRALVIAVARDAAGHALATTALTGPDPYEMTGSLLAWGASHAAAPGTTLTPGAHGPVAAFGLQTPPSAPHRPDFARPSRRRRRSS, encoded by the coding sequence ATGACGGACATCTGGCGGCCGTTGGTGACCGAGCGCCTTCGCGCCGATCTGGACGTCATCGAGGCCGACGTCACCTCGACAGCCGCCCTCACCCGCATCTTCGACCGCACCGACGTCGTCGTCTCCACCGTGGGACCGTTCGCGCAGCTCGGCCTGCCCACGGTCACCGCCGCCGCCCAGGCCGGAGCCCACTACCTCGACTCCACCGGAGAGCCGCCCTTCATCAGGCAAGCCTTCACCCTGGACGCCGTCGCCGCCACGCGAGGCGCGAGCATCGTCCCGGCGTTCGGCTATGACTACGTGCCGGGCAACCTCGCCGGGGCCCTGGCCCTCACCGAGGCAGGCGAGCGGGCGCGCCGGGTCGAGATCGGCTACTTCCTCACCCGCTCCGGCCACGGCGACGAACGGCGCTACCGCAGCACCCTGCGCGACGCCTACACCCTCACCACCGGCGGCACGCGCGCCTCGCTCGTCGGCGCCGCCGTCGAGGACGCCTTCGCCTACCGACGCCCGCGCACCGGCGGCCCCGCCCACCTCGCCGACGAACACACGGGCGCTCGCCTGCTGTCGTTCCGCTACGCGGGCATCACCCGAAGAGCACTGACCGTCGGCGGCTCCGAACACCTCGGCCTGCCGGAAGTCCTCCCCCACCTCGACAGCGTCGGCGTGGGCCTGGGCTGGTTCGGCCGCGCCACTGGCCTCGTACAGACGACCACCCACCTCGCCGCACCCCTGCTGCACACCTCAGCGGTCCGCAGCTCGGTCACCAAGCTCTCCCACCGTCTTCCCGGGTCCACGCGCGAACCCGACGCCAACGGCCGAGCCCTCGTCATTGCCGTCGCCCGCGACGCAGCCGGCCACGCCCTGGCCACGACCGCGCTCACCGGACCCGACCCCTACGAGATGACCGGCTCCCTCCTCGCCTGGGGCGCAAGCCACGCCGCCGCCCCCGGTACCACGCTCACCCCCGGCGCCCACGGCCCCGTCGCAGCCTTCGGACTTCAGACACCCCCCTCGGCGCCGCACAGGCCGGACTTCGCCAGACCGAGCAGACGGCGACGCCGAAGTAGCTGA
- a CDS encoding acyl-CoA dehydrogenase family protein, with protein sequence MADALLFNPRTYDPAHFDPETRRLLRATVDWFEERGKRRLIEDYRTRAWLGDFLAFAAKEGLFATFLTPASAAGEGEGDKRWDTARIAALNEILGFYGLDYWYAWQVTILGLGPVWQSDNPAARARAAELLSQGEVFAFGLSEKTHGADIYSTDMLLEPDGTGGFRATGSKYYIGNGNKAGLVSVFGRRTDVEGPDGYVFFAADSRHPSYHLVKNVVDSSKYVSEFRLEDYPVAPEDVLHTGRAAFDAALNTVNVGKFNLCTASIGICEHAMYEAVTHAQNRILYGRPVTAFPHVRRELTDAYVRLVGMKLFSDRAVDYFRTASPEDRRYLLFNPMTKMKVTTEGEKVIDLMWDVIAAKGFEKDNYFAQAAVEIRGLPKLEGTVHVNLALILKFMRNHLLDPVAYEPVPTRLDAADDDFLFRQGPARGLGSVRFHDWRPAFDAYAHLSNAARFREQADALCEFVRTAAPDEEQSRDLDLLLAVGQLFALVVHGQLVLEQAALAGLDEDVLDELFAVLVRDFSAHAVELHGKDSATEAQQLWALGAVRRPVVDGERSERVWQRVEALSGAYEMMP encoded by the coding sequence ATGGCCGACGCGCTGCTCTTCAACCCGCGGACCTACGACCCCGCGCACTTCGACCCGGAGACCCGCAGGCTGCTGCGCGCCACCGTCGACTGGTTCGAGGAGCGGGGCAAGCGCCGGCTGATCGAGGACTACCGGACCCGCGCCTGGCTCGGCGACTTCCTGGCCTTCGCCGCAAAGGAGGGCCTCTTCGCGACCTTCCTCACCCCGGCCTCCGCCGCCGGAGAGGGCGAGGGCGACAAGCGCTGGGACACCGCCCGCATCGCCGCCCTCAACGAGATCCTCGGCTTCTACGGCCTGGACTATTGGTACGCCTGGCAGGTCACGATTCTCGGCCTCGGCCCCGTCTGGCAGAGCGACAACCCCGCCGCCCGTGCCCGCGCCGCCGAACTGCTCTCCCAGGGTGAGGTGTTCGCCTTCGGTCTGTCCGAGAAGACCCACGGCGCCGACATCTACTCGACCGACATGCTCCTGGAGCCCGACGGCACCGGTGGCTTCCGGGCCACCGGCTCCAAGTACTACATCGGCAACGGCAACAAGGCCGGGCTCGTCTCCGTCTTCGGCCGCCGCACCGACGTGGAGGGCCCCGACGGCTACGTCTTCTTCGCCGCCGACAGCCGCCACCCGTCGTACCACCTGGTCAAGAACGTCGTCGACTCCTCGAAGTACGTCAGCGAGTTCCGCCTGGAGGACTACCCGGTCGCTCCGGAGGACGTCCTGCACACGGGTCGCGCCGCGTTCGACGCCGCCCTCAACACCGTCAACGTCGGCAAGTTCAACCTGTGCACCGCCTCGATCGGCATCTGCGAGCACGCGATGTACGAGGCCGTCACCCACGCGCAGAACCGCATCCTCTACGGCCGCCCTGTCACCGCTTTCCCGCACGTGCGGCGCGAGTTGACCGACGCGTACGTCCGGCTCGTCGGCATGAAGCTGTTCAGCGACCGCGCCGTGGACTACTTCCGCACCGCGAGCCCCGAGGACCGCCGCTACCTCCTCTTCAACCCGATGACGAAGATGAAGGTGACCACCGAGGGCGAGAAGGTCATCGACCTGATGTGGGACGTCATCGCCGCCAAGGGCTTCGAGAAGGACAACTACTTCGCCCAGGCCGCCGTCGAGATCCGCGGTCTGCCGAAGCTGGAGGGCACCGTCCACGTCAACCTGGCGCTGATCCTCAAGTTCATGCGCAACCACCTCCTCGACCCGGTCGCCTACGAGCCCGTCCCGACCCGACTCGACGCGGCCGACGACGACTTCCTCTTCCGACAGGGCCCGGCCCGCGGCCTCGGCTCGGTGCGGTTCCACGACTGGCGTCCGGCCTTCGACGCGTACGCCCACCTGTCCAACGCCGCCCGGTTCCGCGAACAGGCCGACGCGCTCTGCGAGTTCGTCCGCACCGCCGCTCCCGACGAGGAGCAGAGCCGCGACCTCGACCTGCTCCTCGCCGTCGGGCAGCTCTTCGCGCTCGTCGTCCACGGGCAGTTGGTCCTGGAGCAGGCAGCCCTCGCGGGCCTCGACGAGGACGTGCTCGACGAGCTGTTCGCCGTCCTCGTACGCGACTTCTCCGCGCACGCCGTCGAACTCCACGGCAAGGACTCCGCGACCGAGGCGCAGCAACTCTGGGCGCTCGGCGCGGTGCGGCGTCCGGTCGTCGACGGGGAGCGCTCGGAGCGCGTCTGGCAGCGCGTGGAGGCGCTGTCGGGCGCGTACGAGATGATGCCCTGA
- a CDS encoding PadR family transcriptional regulator, with translation MALEHAILVSLLEKPGSGYELARRFERSIGYFWTATHQQIYRVLKRMESDGWIDVRDVVQYGRPDKKEYSVAGPGRAALSVWLHEPTEPESVRHDLAVKVRGAAFDDPSGLISEVERHRQAHTDRLAHYLAGETRDFGQPSADDGPLDAERELQHVVLRGGIAYERMMIAWLDDVLATLARFGTDR, from the coding sequence ATGGCGCTCGAGCACGCGATCCTCGTTTCCCTGCTGGAGAAGCCGGGCTCCGGCTACGAGCTGGCCCGGCGGTTCGAGCGGTCCATCGGGTACTTCTGGACCGCCACCCACCAGCAGATCTACCGCGTGCTCAAGCGCATGGAGAGCGACGGCTGGATCGACGTCCGGGACGTGGTGCAGTACGGGCGCCCGGACAAGAAGGAGTACTCCGTCGCCGGGCCCGGACGGGCCGCGCTCTCCGTGTGGCTCCACGAACCGACCGAACCCGAGAGCGTGCGGCACGACTTGGCGGTGAAAGTCCGTGGCGCCGCCTTCGACGATCCGTCCGGCCTCATCAGCGAGGTCGAGCGGCATCGGCAAGCGCACACGGACCGCCTTGCCCACTACCTCGCGGGCGAGACCCGTGACTTCGGGCAGCCATCCGCGGACGACGGTCCGCTCGACGCCGAACGGGAACTCCAGCACGTCGTGCTGCGCGGCGGCATCGCGTACGAACGCATGATGATCGCCTGGCTCGACGACGTCCTCGCCACACTCGCCCGCTTCGGCACCGATCGCTGA
- a CDS encoding dihydrofolate reductase family protein, with amino-acid sequence MAGKVFFSVSMSLDGFVAPEPVPVEDELFAPEKQDDPDVQRWMAQWSELQQWLFPLRFMRENLKLGEGGEEGRDNDIARETFERTGASVMGKRMFDLGEPSWPEEAPFHTPVFVVTHTKRDPWERTGGTTFHFVNDGIEAALDQAREAAGDRDVRIAGGGATILEYLNAGLVDEFSIALSPVLLGAGTRLFDGVDASKVALEPVRSEPSPRVTHLTYAVHKR; translated from the coding sequence ATGGCCGGGAAGGTGTTCTTCAGTGTGTCGATGTCGCTGGACGGCTTCGTCGCGCCCGAGCCCGTGCCCGTCGAGGACGAGCTCTTCGCGCCCGAGAAGCAGGACGACCCGGACGTTCAGCGCTGGATGGCTCAGTGGTCGGAGCTTCAGCAGTGGTTGTTCCCGCTGCGCTTCATGCGGGAGAACCTGAAGTTGGGCGAGGGCGGCGAGGAGGGCCGAGACAACGACATCGCGCGGGAGACGTTCGAGCGCACCGGCGCGAGCGTCATGGGCAAGCGCATGTTCGACCTCGGCGAGCCGTCATGGCCGGAGGAGGCGCCGTTCCACACCCCGGTCTTCGTCGTGACGCACACCAAGCGGGACCCGTGGGAGCGGACCGGCGGCACCACGTTCCACTTCGTCAACGACGGCATCGAGGCCGCCCTCGACCAGGCCCGCGAGGCCGCCGGCGACCGCGACGTCCGTATCGCCGGTGGCGGCGCGACGATCCTTGAGTACCTGAACGCCGGCCTGGTCGACGAGTTCTCGATCGCGCTGTCACCAGTGCTGCTCGGCGCCGGCACCCGCCTCTTCGACGGCGTGGACGCGTCCAAGGTCGCGCTGGAGCCGGTCCGTTCGGAGCCGTCGCCGCGGGTGACGCACCTGACCTACGCCGTGCACAAACGGTAG